From a single Chloroflexota bacterium genomic region:
- a CDS encoding metal ABC transporter substrate-binding protein: MDMRGMHKVRVMGWIAALLMGLLLAAAFAGCSGGAAAQPKLSVVTTNNIVADWVRNIGGENVEVFSLLPVGADPHTFQPGARDVTQIADAELVLSIGLGLEGAWLQELLHNATRDPATVIELGEGIDPIEFAATHADEVELLEELSHIVHEVEEGEITAVEGLVEIGELMESMAMEEEEELPAMVVELLLQAQAGTLTPEEVIEEIEHFTEEGEGEHEGHGHGLEDPHFWFDPIRVQSAVNDIAGRLGALDPDRADTYLLNADAYNRQLLELDQWTTGRVSEVPEARRLLVTSHDSFGYFAIRYGFEVVGVVLSTTTDVEPSPADLAELTHDVEEYEVPAIFGETTVTERLAQAVAEESGAELVRLYSGSLGTPGSDAGTYITMVRTNVDRIVAALR, translated from the coding sequence ATGGACATGCGAGGAATGCACAAGGTTCGGGTCATGGGATGGATTGCGGCGTTGCTAATGGGGCTGCTGCTGGCCGCTGCCTTTGCGGGATGTTCCGGCGGGGCCGCCGCCCAGCCCAAGTTGAGCGTAGTCACCACCAACAACATCGTCGCGGACTGGGTGCGCAACATCGGCGGGGAGAACGTGGAGGTCTTCAGTCTCCTGCCAGTCGGCGCTGACCCACACACCTTCCAGCCAGGCGCCCGGGACGTTACCCAGATAGCTGACGCTGAGCTGGTCCTGAGCATCGGACTGGGTCTGGAGGGAGCGTGGCTGCAGGAGTTGCTGCACAACGCCACAAGGGACCCCGCGACGGTCATCGAGCTTGGCGAGGGTATCGACCCCATTGAGTTTGCGGCCACCCACGCGGACGAGGTGGAACTGCTCGAAGAGCTGAGCCATATCGTCCATGAGGTTGAAGAAGGCGAGATCACAGCCGTGGAAGGCCTGGTAGAGATTGGCGAGCTGATGGAAAGCATGGCAATGGAGGAGGAAGAAGAGCTGCCGGCCATGGTGGTTGAGCTGCTGCTGCAAGCCCAGGCTGGAACGCTTACCCCTGAAGAGGTCATCGAGGAAATCGAGCATTTCACCGAGGAAGGCGAGGGAGAGCACGAGGGGCATGGCCATGGGCTTGAAGACCCCCACTTCTGGTTCGATCCTATCCGAGTCCAGAGCGCGGTGAATGACATAGCGGGACGTCTTGGGGCCCTCGACCCCGACCGCGCTGACACCTACCTGCTCAACGCAGACGCGTACAACCGGCAGCTGTTGGAGCTGGACCAATGGACCACGGGCCGAGTGAGCGAGGTGCCGGAGGCGCGCCGCCTGCTGGTTACCTCTCACGACAGCTTCGGCTACTTCGCCATACGGTACGGCTTCGAGGTCGTGGGCGTCGTGCTGAGCACAACGACTGACGTCGAGCCGTCTCCTGCAGACCTGGCAGAGCTGACACATGATGTTGAAGAGTACGAAGTCCCGGCGATATTCGGTGAGACGACGGTCACCGAGCGGCTGGCGCAGGCCGTCGCAGAAGAATCCGGAGCAGAGCTTGTCCGCCTATACTCAGGCTCGCTGGGCACCCCCGGCAGCGACGCGGGCACCTACATAACCATGGTGCGGACCAACGTAGACCGCATAGTCGCGGCATTGCGGTAG
- a CDS encoding ATP-binding protein has protein sequence MSETLALKVRTNRDEIGHITAEVETLAEREGWAAELSYKVNLALEELVINIMDYGFESGDHEIDITLISEDHRLTIEIADSGKPFDPLNEAPVPDVNAPMAERPIGGLGVYLVRNMMDDMQYRREGDRNYLTLIANREK, from the coding sequence TTGAGCGAAACCCTCGCACTGAAGGTCCGCACCAACCGCGATGAGATCGGTCACATCACAGCCGAGGTGGAGACCCTTGCGGAGCGCGAAGGCTGGGCTGCAGAACTTTCCTATAAGGTCAACCTGGCCTTGGAAGAGTTGGTCATCAACATCATGGACTACGGGTTCGAGAGCGGTGACCATGAGATTGACATCACCCTCATCTCAGAGGACCACCGGCTTACCATCGAAATCGCGGACAGCGGGAAGCCATTCGATCCGCTGAATGAAGCCCCCGTGCCCGACGTGAATGCCCCCATGGCCGAGCGTCCTATCGGTGGCCTGGGCGTCTATCTTGTCCGAAACATGATGGATGACATGCAGTACCGCAGAGAGGGAGACCGCAACTACCTCACCTTGATCGCCAATAGGGAGAAGTAG
- a CDS encoding metal ABC transporter ATP-binding protein: MATSIATRPELSVAHVTVERSAFRALSDVTFNVRGGALVGILGPNGAGKSTLFDVIAGVLPATKGKVDFHGALAYVPQKDSINWRFPATVMDVVMLGRSGGNPLRRPGRQDRELVRNSLDRVGLWDRRSSLMTELSGGQRQRVFIARALAQEANIVLLDEAFSGVDVGAQQEIVDVLRSLRDDGCIIMLATHDLSNLAERFDMVLCLHRHVCAWGPPVEAFTPEVLQELYGSHGMDFTQGHWHGRGMWHGHSHNMAEAETNGPA; the protein is encoded by the coding sequence ATGGCAACTTCAATTGCTACGCGTCCGGAACTGAGCGTCGCCCACGTAACGGTGGAACGGAGCGCCTTCCGAGCCCTTTCAGACGTTACCTTCAACGTCCGAGGGGGCGCCCTTGTGGGGATCCTTGGGCCGAACGGCGCAGGCAAAAGCACGCTGTTTGACGTCATCGCCGGCGTCTTGCCCGCCACGAAGGGCAAAGTGGACTTCCACGGCGCGTTGGCCTATGTCCCTCAGAAGGACAGCATCAACTGGCGGTTTCCGGCAACCGTCATGGACGTCGTCATGCTGGGGCGGAGCGGCGGGAACCCGCTCCGCCGCCCGGGGCGCCAGGACCGCGAATTGGTGCGAAACAGCCTCGATCGCGTAGGACTTTGGGACCGGCGCTCATCCCTGATGACCGAACTCTCCGGCGGGCAACGCCAACGGGTATTCATCGCCCGGGCGCTGGCGCAAGAAGCCAATATTGTCCTGTTGGACGAGGCATTCAGCGGCGTCGACGTTGGGGCGCAGCAAGAAATCGTGGATGTGCTGCGCTCCCTTCGGGACGACGGCTGTATCATCATGCTGGCCACCCATGACCTGTCCAATCTCGCCGAGCGCTTTGACATGGTCCTGTGCCTCCACCGTCACGTTTGCGCATGGGGCCCGCCGGTGGAGGCCTTCACCCCGGAGGTGCTGCAAGAGCTCTACGGGTCGCACGGGATGGACTTCACACAAGGCCACTGGCACGGGCGAGGCATGTGGCATGGCCACTCTCACAACATGGCCGAGGCAGAGACGAACGGCCCTGCATGA
- a CDS encoding Fur family transcriptional regulator translates to MTEKAVRSNFMAILEDNGYRLTLPRREIIGALEAKQEGFTAEEIVTELPGLGRATIYRTLKLLQDVGAICRLNMMNGAPRYSPSRVEHHHHTVCIRCGMVSEFRAATLERFLRALSAEIPGVIVGHRIDLYVTCPTCLQDEHMKPPVHLHGHGHAHTHDHDDAYAELVGS, encoded by the coding sequence ATGACAGAAAAAGCAGTTCGATCCAACTTCATGGCGATCCTTGAGGACAACGGATACCGCCTTACGCTTCCGCGCCGGGAGATCATTGGCGCGCTGGAGGCCAAACAGGAGGGTTTCACCGCCGAGGAGATTGTGACGGAGCTGCCGGGACTGGGCAGGGCCACAATCTACCGCACGCTGAAACTCCTCCAGGACGTCGGGGCCATTTGCCGGCTGAATATGATGAATGGCGCACCGCGGTACAGCCCCTCCCGGGTGGAACACCATCACCACACGGTCTGCATCCGCTGCGGCATGGTCTCAGAGTTCCGCGCCGCCACGCTGGAACGGTTCCTTCGAGCGCTGAGCGCGGAGATTCCAGGGGTCATTGTCGGGCATCGCATCGATCTGTACGTCACCTGCCCGACGTGCCTCCAGGACGAACACATGAAGCCGCCCGTCCATCTGCACGGGCACGGGCATGCGCACACGCACGACCACGATGACGCCTACGCTGAGTTAGTGGGTTCCTAG
- a CDS encoding metal ABC transporter permease — MIDILFDPFQYSFMVRALIVSLLVGIMCPALGAYVITRGRAFMGDALAHSVLPAMVLAFLLGFSPFIAAVPAAVLLAVIMGGVARRTGISEDTSIGIIFAGMFALGLVMMSRATGITVNIEDLLLGQVLGVSSTEVVVSLGLAALVVVGLYVYHWQLVYTTFDPIGAKVIGIKTGVVEYILLGLLALVIVIGIQAAGIVLVMAMLITPAATAYLIARRFVGVMLWGAAIGGTSAVAGLYLSYYADLPSGPAMALVATAFFAGVAFGRHFLRRRIEEEEG; from the coding sequence ATGATAGACATATTATTCGACCCCTTCCAATACAGCTTCATGGTTCGGGCGCTCATCGTGTCATTGCTCGTGGGCATCATGTGCCCGGCGTTGGGCGCCTACGTCATCACCCGGGGGCGAGCCTTCATGGGGGATGCCCTGGCGCACTCGGTCCTGCCGGCGATGGTGCTGGCCTTTCTGCTGGGGTTCAGCCCGTTTATTGCCGCTGTACCCGCGGCTGTCCTCCTCGCAGTCATAATGGGAGGGGTCGCCCGCCGCACCGGCATCAGCGAGGACACGTCTATTGGCATAATCTTCGCGGGAATGTTTGCACTGGGCCTCGTCATGATGTCTCGCGCGACTGGCATAACGGTCAACATTGAGGACTTGCTGTTGGGTCAGGTCCTTGGCGTTTCCTCGACTGAAGTTGTGGTTTCGCTGGGGTTGGCTGCCCTGGTGGTGGTTGGGCTCTATGTGTACCACTGGCAACTGGTGTACACAACTTTTGACCCAATAGGGGCCAAGGTCATCGGCATCAAGACGGGAGTGGTGGAGTACATTCTCCTGGGTCTGTTGGCGCTGGTGATCGTCATCGGCATTCAGGCGGCGGGCATTGTGCTGGTCATGGCGATGCTCATCACTCCAGCTGCGACGGCCTACCTGATCGCCCGGCGGTTTGTGGGCGTCATGCTGTGGGGCGCGGCGATTGGCGGGACTTCGGCAGTGGCGGGACTCTACCTCTCGTATTACGCTGACTTGCCGTCCGGGCCCGCAATGGCGCTGGTGGCTACAGCCTTTTTTGCCGGTGTGGCCTTTGGCAGGCACTTCTTGCGACGCCGGATAGAGGAAGAAGAGGGGTAA
- a CDS encoding YtxH domain-containing protein — protein MNAFILGAAIGFVAGVLAAPRSGQEMRDEINERTRGIREQVEHLAERVRHQLYPESDASGDGPRDN, from the coding sequence ATGAATGCATTCATCCTGGGAGCGGCTATTGGATTCGTCGCTGGTGTCCTGGCGGCGCCACGATCCGGCCAAGAGATGCGCGATGAGATCAACGAGCGCACGCGCGGAATCCGCGAGCAGGTGGAGCACTTGGCGGAACGCGTCCGCCACCAGTTGTACCCTGAGAGTGACGCCTCCGGCGACGGCCCTCGGGACAACTAG
- a CDS encoding STAS domain-containing protein: MSTDDRQSEARTVADSKNLTVSGETSNGVLLASVAGRVDGSNAQDFQSAIETLLGDGAAALVMDLENLAYISSAGLRVILLISRQMQGRSGKFGVCGLTGPISEVFALSGFDKIIPIHAARADALSALGG, translated from the coding sequence ATGAGCACAGATGACCGCCAGAGTGAAGCCAGGACAGTTGCCGACTCCAAGAACCTCACCGTCAGCGGTGAGACCAGCAATGGTGTTTTGCTAGCCAGCGTCGCCGGCCGTGTCGACGGCAGCAACGCCCAGGACTTTCAGAGCGCCATAGAAACACTTTTGGGTGACGGCGCCGCTGCCCTTGTCATGGACTTGGAAAACCTCGCCTACATCAGCAGCGCCGGTCTCCGTGTAATCCTGCTGATCTCCCGGCAGATGCAGGGTCGGTCCGGCAAGTTTGGCGTCTGCGGGTTGACCGGCCCCATCAGCGAGGTGTTCGCCCTCAGCGGCTTCGACAAGATTATCCCCATCCACGCCGCTCGGGCAGACGCCCTTTCGGCGCTTGGTGGCTAG
- a CDS encoding YbjQ family protein produces MIMATTSELPGMTVKEVKGLVQGNTIRARNVGRDIMAGLRTLVGGEITEYTRLMTESRAQATQRMVDEAEKLGANTILGVRYTTSTVIAGAAELLAYGTAVVAEESS; encoded by the coding sequence ATGATCATGGCCACTACCAGCGAACTGCCCGGCATGACCGTCAAGGAAGTGAAGGGACTGGTCCAGGGGAACACCATTCGGGCGCGTAACGTCGGCCGCGACATCATGGCTGGCCTTCGCACCCTCGTTGGCGGGGAGATCACGGAGTACACACGGCTGATGACCGAGTCCCGCGCCCAGGCCACGCAGCGCATGGTCGACGAAGCGGAGAAGCTTGGCGCGAACACCATCCTGGGTGTGCGCTACACCACATCGACGGTCATTGCCGGCGCCGCGGAGCTGCTGGCGTACGGCACGGCCGTCGTCGCAGAGGAGTCCTCGTAG
- a CDS encoding SpoIIE family protein phosphatase — MEQPAENERTYKILVVDDEPDVEPLVLQRMRRRIRSGRYSFVFAQNGVEALERLQNDGTIDMVVSDINMPQMDGLTLLQQIPNVDPDIRAVIISAYGDMKNIRTAMNRGAFDFVTKPIDFEDLEVTIDRTLGHIAQWREALSSRDKLVALQNELDVARNMQQSILPTAFPKGDDFEIYGSMEPARSVGGDFFDVVQLDHERVGVAIADVSGKGVPAALFMMSSRTLLKGSAIGHPEPAEVLKEVNDLLTQDNDAAMFVTVFYAVYDAYTGRFTYANGGHNAPLLIKANGERSLLPLTAGLALAIVPDMEFQQDSIVLSPGDTVVLYTDGVNEAMNRDHEEFGNDRLLEIFAGRPPKSATEANDVTFAAVAEFVAGAAQSDDITCLVLHRKGANT; from the coding sequence ATGGAACAACCTGCGGAGAACGAACGCACCTATAAAATCCTCGTGGTAGACGACGAGCCCGACGTTGAGCCGCTGGTGCTCCAGCGCATGCGGCGGCGCATTCGCTCGGGCAGGTATTCGTTCGTGTTCGCGCAGAATGGCGTCGAGGCCCTTGAGCGGCTCCAGAATGACGGCACCATCGACATGGTGGTTTCCGACATCAACATGCCGCAAATGGACGGCCTGACGCTGCTGCAGCAGATTCCCAACGTGGACCCGGACATTCGCGCCGTCATTATTTCCGCCTACGGCGACATGAAGAACATCCGCACAGCCATGAACCGCGGAGCCTTTGACTTTGTCACCAAGCCCATCGACTTCGAGGACCTGGAGGTCACCATCGATCGTACTCTTGGGCACATTGCCCAGTGGCGCGAGGCCCTCTCCTCCCGCGACAAGCTGGTAGCCCTCCAGAATGAGTTGGATGTCGCGCGCAATATGCAGCAGTCCATCCTCCCCACCGCATTCCCCAAGGGCGACGATTTTGAGATTTACGGAAGCATGGAGCCTGCACGCAGCGTCGGCGGCGACTTCTTCGACGTCGTCCAGCTGGACCATGAACGCGTCGGCGTCGCCATTGCGGACGTCTCCGGCAAGGGCGTGCCCGCCGCGCTCTTCATGATGTCCAGCCGTACCCTGCTCAAGGGTTCCGCCATTGGCCACCCGGAGCCTGCGGAAGTGCTGAAGGAAGTGAATGACCTCCTCACCCAGGACAACGATGCCGCCATGTTCGTCACCGTTTTCTACGCGGTATACGATGCCTACACGGGAAGGTTCACTTACGCCAACGGCGGTCACAATGCTCCCCTGCTCATCAAGGCAAACGGAGAACGCTCCCTTTTGCCCCTGACCGCCGGGCTGGCGTTGGCCATCGTTCCGGACATGGAATTCCAGCAGGACTCCATTGTGCTCAGCCCCGGCGATACCGTGGTCCTGTATACCGACGGCGTCAACGAGGCCATGAATCGAGACCATGAAGAGTTTGGCAATGACCGGCTCCTCGAAATCTTTGCCGGCCGTCCACCCAAGTCAGCGACTGAAGCCAACGACGTCACGTTTGCCGCGGTGGCAGAATTTGTGGCAGGCGCGGCCCAGTCCGACGACATCACCTGCTTGGTCCTCCACCGCAAGGGGGCTAACACTTGA